A stretch of Prionailurus bengalensis isolate Pbe53 chromosome E4, Fcat_Pben_1.1_paternal_pri, whole genome shotgun sequence DNA encodes these proteins:
- the GPR52 gene encoding G-protein coupled receptor 52, translating into MNESRWTEWSILNMSSGIVNVSERHSCPLGFGYYSAVDVCIFETVVIVLLTFLIIAGNLTVIFVFHCAPLLHHYTTSYFIQTMAYADLFVGVSCLVPTLSLLHYSTGIHESLTCQVFGYIISVLKSVSMACLACISVDRYLAITKPLSYNQLVTPCRLRICIILIWIYSCLIFLPSFFGWGKPGYHGDIFEWCATSWLTSAYFTGFIVCLLYAPAAFVVCFTYFHIFKICRQHTKEINDRRARFPSHEVDASGETGHSPDRRYAMVLFRITSVFYMLWLPYIIYFLLESSRVLDNPTLSFLTTWLAISNSFCNCVIYSLSNSVFRLGLRRLSKTMCTSCLCVKDQEARDPKPRKRANSCSI; encoded by the coding sequence ATGAATGAATCCAGGTGGACTGAATGGAGCATCCTGAACATGAGCAGTGGCATTGTGAATGTGTCTGAACGTCACTCCTGCCCACTTGGATTTGGCTACTACAGTGCGGTGGATGTGTGCATCTTTGAGACCGTTGTTATTGTCTTGCTGACATTTCTAATCATTGCTGGGAATTTAACGGTCATCTTTGTCTTTCACTGTGCTCCACTCTTACACCATTACACTACCAGCTATTTTATTCAGACAATGGCATATGCTGATCTTTTCGTTGGAGTTAGCTGCTTGGTTCCTACTCTCTCACTTCTTCACTACTCCACAGGTATCCATGAGTCATTGACTTGCCAGGTTTTTGGATATATCATCTCGGTTCTAAAAAGCGTTTCTATGGCATGTCTTGCTTGCATAAGCGTGGATCGCTATCTTGCAATAACCAAGCCTCTTTCCTACAATCAACTGGTCACTCCTTGtcgcctgagaatttgcattattttaatcTGGATCTACTCTTGCctcattttcttgccttccttttttGGCTGGGGGAAACCTGGGTACCATGGTGACATTTTTGAATGGTGTGCCACCTCTTGGCTCACCAGTGCCTATTTTACTGGCtttattgtttgtttactttATGCTCCTGCTGCCTTTGTGGTCTGCTTCACTTACttccacattttcaaaatttgcCGTCAGCACACCAAAGAGATAAATGACCGGAGGGCCCGATTTCCTAGCCATGAGGTGGATGCCTCTGGAGAGACCGGACACAGCCCCGACCGTCGCTACGCCATGGTTTTGTTTCGGATAACCAGTGTGTTTTACATGCTGTGGCTCCCttatataatttactttcttCTGGAAAGCTCCCGGGTCTTAGACAATCCAACACTGTCCTTCCTAACAACCTGGCTTGCTATAAGTAATAGTTTTTGTAACTGTGTAATATACAGCCTTTCCAACAGTGTTTTCCGGCTAGGCCTCCGAAGACTGTCCAAGACGATGTGCACATCTTGTCTGTGTGTGAAGGATCAGGAAGCACGAGACCCCAAACCTAGGAAACGGGCTAATTCCTGCTCCATTTGA